In Candidatus Omnitrophota bacterium, a genomic segment contains:
- a CDS encoding MraY family glycosyltransferase → MLKWTDVAEAFIITTVVSYLIMPFMRMVALRTNFVDHPKDNKVHARPIPLLGGVGIYLAFMIGAFSNLGIFQDPRWMGIFIGATVLLVIGLIDDRMGMMPEIKLLAQILAAMAVVKSGVRVEFLQNYYLNTVLTYIWIVGITNSFNLLDNMNGLSAGIAVIASGFFGIIMLSSNQVEIAVISFAVTGSCLGFLKHNFPKANIFMGDSGSLVIGFILASLGILGSWKTKFLTTSLAMPVLVLAYPIFDTTLVTIMRLLEGRSIFQGGKDHSSHRLALLSFRKRKAVLVIYIICVLLGLSALVIQRVHIRAAFAIIAVVILFLTALGVRLGMVNTGRFGRKKKDNGKRKDKGS, encoded by the coding sequence ATGTTGAAATGGACCGACGTAGCAGAAGCTTTCATAATAACGACAGTTGTTTCCTATCTCATTATGCCGTTCATGAGGATGGTGGCATTGAGGACGAATTTTGTGGACCATCCCAAAGATAACAAGGTCCATGCCCGCCCCATACCGCTTTTGGGCGGCGTCGGAATATACCTGGCTTTCATGATAGGGGCGTTCAGCAATCTTGGCATTTTCCAGGATCCGAGATGGATGGGTATATTTATTGGGGCTACCGTCCTTCTGGTCATAGGGCTCATAGACGACAGGATGGGCATGATGCCCGAGATCAAGCTTCTGGCGCAGATATTGGCGGCTATGGCTGTCGTAAAATCGGGCGTGCGTGTGGAGTTTCTGCAAAATTATTACCTTAATACTGTCTTGACCTATATATGGATTGTAGGCATAACAAATTCTTTCAACCTTCTGGATAATATGAATGGGTTATCCGCCGGAATAGCGGTTATAGCCTCGGGCTTCTTCGGAATAATAATGTTGTCAAGCAACCAGGTGGAGATAGCCGTCATATCTTTTGCGGTGACAGGCTCCTGCCTCGGTTTTTTAAAGCACAATTTTCCCAAGGCCAATATCTTTATGGGCGATTCCGGAAGTCTCGTAATAGGTTTTATACTCGCGTCCTTAGGAATACTGGGCAGTTGGAAGACAAAGTTCCTTACGACGTCGTTGGCTATGCCTGTGCTTGTGCTGGCATACCCGATATTTGATACGACGCTCGTGACTATTATGAGACTTTTGGAAGGGCGCTCAATATTTCAAGGAGGTAAGGACCACTCATCTCACAGATTGGCGCTTTTAAGTTTCAGGAAGCGGAAGGCTGTCCTGGTGATATACATCATCTGCGTCCTGCTCGGATTAAGCGCTCTTGTGATACAGAGGGTCCATATCAGGGCCGCTTTCGCTATAATAGCAGTTGTCATCCTGTTTTTGACGGCGCTGGGCGTAAGGCTGGGCATGGTAAATACGGGCAGGTTCGGCAGAAAGAAGAAAGATAATGGGAAAAGAAAAGACAAGGGCTCGTAA
- a CDS encoding SDR family NAD(P)-dependent oxidoreductase: protein MKNRYKRALVTGGAGFIGSHIVDRLVESGMETVVIDDLSTGKKENVSSKAKLIVGSILSRRDLKKAMKGVDVVFHNAAKVSVRNSFQDIYDDTETNVMGTVNVLNAMAENKARKIILASSMAVYGKNKLPVPETGMLEPVSPYGVGKLASEKYCFLMSAFYRFDAVVLRYFNTYGPKQTLTPYVGVITIFINRLLRGEAPVIFGDGKQNRDFIHVKDVAEANILAMMSDCARAVLNVGTGRGTKVSELARLLIDEMGSDLKPEYEKAKPGELADSVADIRMAKDTIGFIARYRLRDMIAETVGVVANSGRGVKC, encoded by the coding sequence ATGAAGAACAGATATAAGAGAGCGCTGGTTACGGGCGGGGCGGGGTTCATCGGCTCGCATATCGTCGACAGGCTGGTCGAATCCGGCATGGAGACGGTGGTGATTGACGATCTTTCCACGGGCAAGAAGGAAAATGTGTCCTCGAAAGCAAAACTGATTGTCGGCAGCATCCTTTCAAGGCGTGACTTGAAGAAGGCCATGAAAGGCGTCGATGTCGTATTTCACAATGCCGCCAAGGTGAGTGTCAGGAATTCTTTCCAGGATATCTATGATGATACCGAAACGAATGTCATGGGCACGGTGAACGTACTTAATGCGATGGCTGAAAATAAGGCCAGGAAGATAATACTCGCGTCCTCCATGGCCGTATACGGCAAGAATAAGCTGCCCGTACCTGAAACAGGCATGCTTGAGCCGGTATCGCCGTATGGTGTAGGAAAATTGGCGTCCGAAAAATATTGTTTTCTCATGAGCGCTTTTTACCGTTTTGACGCGGTGGTCTTGCGGTATTTCAATACGTACGGGCCGAAACAGACTCTAACGCCTTATGTGGGCGTGATAACGATATTCATAAATCGCCTGCTCCGCGGCGAGGCTCCGGTTATTTTTGGAGACGGGAAACAGAACCGCGATTTTATACACGTAAAGGATGTAGCCGAGGCTAATATCCTGGCGATGATGAGCGACTGCGCGCGTGCCGTTTTGAACGTAGGGACAGGCCGGGGGACAAAAGTGTCGGAACTCGCGCGCCTTTTAATAGATGAGATGGGATCGGACCTTAAACCGGAATACGAAAAAGCAAAGCCCGGCGAACTGGCCGATTCCGTGGCAGACATAAGGATGGCTAAAGATACGATAGGATTCATCGCAAGATACCGGTTAAGAGATATGATCGCAGAGACTGTAGGAGTGGTAGCAAACAGCGGTAGAGGCGTAAAATGTTGA